One Malus sylvestris chromosome 14, drMalSylv7.2, whole genome shotgun sequence DNA segment encodes these proteins:
- the LOC126600174 gene encoding PAN domain-containing protein At5g03700, which yields MSCGCPFVSLPWLLLFCSHHSLSPSPSLSLIFISTMETFTKSVTRLSSAQLLLITLTVLLYVTSPPYVAAAQAELPRGFKAAPDPSIQTFQPLLTDPTGNFSLGFLRVNKTQLALALLHVPSSDPFWLANPTQLARWSDRTTLLFNGSLVLLDSQSRVFWSTHTETGDRVAILDTSNVQIQTPQDNVLWQSFDVPTNTLVENQNFTSTMKLVSSNGLYSMQLGNDFMGLYAKFKPGSNADQMYWKHKAMEVKAQVVEGKGPIYARVEPDGFIGMYQTGNPAPVDIQPFMTYPRLINGLRKVRLEPDGNLKAYYWGGSNWALDFQAIDTTCELPSPCGSFGLCEAGNSSCSCLDNQTEFRSGECFPVQSGDFCGSGWGEINSFWVLRRSGVELPYKELMRYKTMSSYGECERTCESNCSCWGAVYNNGSGFCYLIDYPIQSLVGVGDESKMGYFKVREGAGRKKINVGVGVGIGVVCVALLIFIGVVGVWRFRVWRRKRGGAGKRFMGQDGGVSPGPYKDLGSASFKSIEIVGQNS from the coding sequence ATGAGCTGCGGCTGCCCTTTTGTTTCCCTCCCATGGCTGCTTTTGTTCTGTAgtcatcactctctctctccctctccctctctctctctgatattCATTTCCACTATGGAAACGTTTACCAAATCAGTGACTCGTCTGAGCTCAGCTCAGCTTCTTCTAATAACACTCACTGTATTACTCTACGTCACATCGCCACCTTACGTCGCCGCCGCCCAAGCGGAGCTTCCCAGAGGCTTCAAAGCCGCTCCGGACCCTTCAATCCAAACCTTCCAACCTCTGCTCACGGACCCAACCGGCAACTTCTCACTGGGTTTCCTCCGAGTCAACAAAACCCAACTAGCTCTGGCTCTCCTCCACGTGCCTTCCTCCGACCCGTTTTGGCTCGCCAACCCGACCCAACTCGCCCGCTGGTCCGACCGCACCACCCTCCTCTTCAACGGCAGCCTCGTCCTCTTAGATTCCCAGTCGAGAGTATTCTGGTCAACTCACACCGAAACCGGCGATCGGGTTGCAATCCTCGACACCTCCAACGTCCAAATCCAAACACCTCAGGACAACGTTCTATGGCAGAGTTTTGACGTTCCCACAAATACCCTCGTCGAGAACCAGAATTTCACATCGACCATGAAGCTTGTCTCATCCAACGGCCTATATTCGATGCAATTGGGCAACGATTTCATGGGTCTGTACGCGAAGTTCAAACCAGGTTCAAACGCAGACCAAATGTACTGGAAACACAAAGCCATGGAAGTCAAGGCCCAAGTCGtcgaaggaaaaggacccatttACGCCCGAGTAGAGCCGGACGGGTTCATTGGAATGTACCAAACCGGGAACCCAGCTCCGGTCGACATCCAACCGTTCATGACCTATCCGAGGCTAATCAACGGCCTCCGTAAAGTCCGTTTGGAACCGGACGGAAACCTCAAGGCGTATTACTGGGGCGGTTCGAACTGGGCTTTGGATTTCCAGGCGATTGACACCACGTGCGAGCTTCCCAGTCCATGCGGTTCGTTCGGTTTGTGCGAGGCCGGGAACAGTTCGTGTTCGTGTTTGGATAACCAGACGGAGTTCCGGTCCGGCGAGTGTTTTCCGGTTCAGAGCGGCGACTTCTGCGGTTCCGGATGGGGGGAAATTAATAGCTTCTGGGTTTTAAGGAGGAGCGGCGTGGAGCTGCCGTACAAGGAGTTGATGCGGTATAAAACGATGTCGTCTTATGGGGAATGCGAACGAACCTGTGAAAGCAACTGTAGCTGTTGGGGCGCGGTGTACAACAACGGGTCCGGGTTTTGTTACTTGATTGATTACCCGATCCAGAGTTTGGTGGGCGTTGGGGATGAGAGTAAGATGGGTTATTTTAAGGTGCGGGAGGGTGCaggaaggaagaaaataaatgtgGGTGTGGGAGTTGGGATTGGGGTGGTTTGTGTGGCACTTTTGATATTTATTGGGGTGGTGGGGGTTTGGAGGTTTAGGGtttggaggaggaagagaggagGAGCAGGGAAGAGGTTCATGGGTCAAGATGGCGGTGTTTCCCCCGGCCCGTATAAGGATCTCGGGTCCGCAAGCTTTAAGTCCATTGAGATTGTCGGGCAAAATAGTTAA